In one Betaproteobacteria bacterium genomic region, the following are encoded:
- a CDS encoding cupin domain-containing protein, which translates to MRGSILGCCCRHPGAASSSGGGRSAPPAFSRQGGDMPFFKLAEMQGSVISPDHSSANGPTITGEQLEMGYYTEPKGSGAHAHHHPSEQIILVLAGRLRMTIAGETRDVGPGEVALIPGGVVHEQKALEDGTRFVSCKRSTGTELTGA; encoded by the coding sequence ATGCGCGGGTCTATACTGGGCTGCTGCTGCCGTCACCCCGGAGCGGCATCGAGCTCCGGCGGCGGACGCAGCGCGCCGCCGGCTTTCAGCCGACAAGGAGGAGACATGCCGTTCTTCAAACTGGCCGAGATGCAAGGCAGCGTCATTTCCCCCGATCACTCGAGCGCGAACGGTCCCACCATCACCGGTGAGCAGCTCGAGATGGGGTACTACACCGAGCCCAAGGGCAGCGGCGCCCATGCCCACCATCATCCGAGCGAGCAGATCATCCTGGTGCTCGCGGGCCGGCTGAGAATGACGATCGCCGGCGAAACGCGCGACGTGGGGCCGGGCGAGGTCGCGCTCATTCCGGGCGGCGTGGTGCACGAGCAAAAGGCCCTGGAGGACGGCACCCGATTCGTGAGCTGCAAGCGCTCCACGGGCACCGAGCTCACCGGCGCCTAA
- a CDS encoding monooxygenase: MPHSARTDVLIVGAGPVGLTLAMDLAWRGIDVIVAERLPADAPAGVKCGQISARSMEVFRRLGIARKLRAIGLPADYPNDIVSATSVTGIELSRVPIPARGERGSAATGPDTSWPTPEHTHRVNQMFFAPVLLAHALAQARIRILNRTEVEAFQQHAQGATATARDLGSGEPVSIACTYLVGCDGAGSMVRKAIGAAFAGTPLLQRVQSTYFRAPGLLGMLPGKPAWNYLSLNPRRCGSTLAVDGRETWIMHNFLYRGETDFDAVDRDWALREILGVGPGFRYELLSKEDWTSRRLVADKLGERRAFICGDAAHVWIPHGGYGMNAGIADAANLAWKLAAALQGWGARGLLDSYDAERQPITEQASHLITAIGERVMAHRREISGDIERRDAVGDATRARIGKEAYTLDAEQQCCGGLNFGYYYDRSAVIAYDGEPQPSYTMGSFTASTVPGCRAPHLRLEGRRSLYDAFGPGYNLLRLDPAARVTGIVAAAAARRVPLTVIDVAAGEARDLYRHKLVLVRPDQHVAWRGDEEPPAPLDLIDLVLGALQRG; the protein is encoded by the coding sequence ATGCCGCACAGCGCGCGAACGGACGTGCTGATCGTGGGAGCGGGGCCGGTCGGCCTGACGCTCGCCATGGATCTCGCCTGGCGCGGCATCGATGTCATCGTCGCCGAGCGGCTGCCGGCCGACGCGCCGGCGGGCGTCAAGTGCGGCCAGATCTCGGCCCGCTCGATGGAAGTCTTCCGCCGCCTCGGGATCGCTCGCAAGCTGCGCGCAATCGGGCTGCCGGCGGACTATCCGAATGACATCGTCTCGGCCACGAGCGTGACCGGGATCGAGCTCTCGCGCGTACCGATCCCGGCAAGAGGTGAGCGCGGCTCCGCCGCAACGGGGCCGGACACGTCGTGGCCGACGCCGGAGCACACCCATCGCGTCAACCAGATGTTTTTCGCCCCGGTGCTGCTCGCCCACGCGCTGGCGCAGGCGCGCATCCGCATTCTCAATCGCACCGAGGTCGAGGCATTCCAGCAGCACGCGCAAGGCGCCACGGCAACGGCTCGTGACCTCGGCAGCGGCGAGCCGGTTTCGATAGCTTGCACCTACCTCGTTGGCTGCGACGGCGCCGGCTCCATGGTGCGCAAGGCGATCGGCGCCGCGTTCGCGGGGACGCCGCTGCTGCAGCGCGTCCAGTCGACCTACTTCCGCGCGCCGGGATTGCTGGGGATGCTTCCCGGAAAGCCCGCCTGGAACTACCTCTCGCTCAACCCGCGCCGCTGCGGCTCCACGCTGGCGGTCGACGGCCGCGAGACCTGGATCATGCACAACTTTCTTTATCGCGGCGAAACGGATTTCGACGCCGTGGATCGCGATTGGGCGCTGCGGGAAATCCTGGGCGTCGGCCCCGGCTTCCGCTACGAACTGCTGTCGAAAGAGGACTGGACGAGCCGCCGCCTGGTCGCGGACAAGCTGGGCGAGCGCCGCGCCTTCATCTGTGGCGATGCGGCACACGTGTGGATCCCGCACGGCGGCTACGGCATGAACGCCGGCATCGCCGATGCCGCCAACCTCGCCTGGAAGCTTGCCGCGGCGCTGCAAGGGTGGGGTGCCCGGGGTCTGCTCGATTCCTACGACGCCGAGCGCCAGCCCATCACGGAACAGGCGTCGCACCTCATTACCGCGATAGGCGAGAGGGTCATGGCGCACCGGCGCGAGATCTCCGGCGACATCGAGCGGCGGGATGCTGTAGGCGACGCCACGCGCGCGCGCATCGGGAAGGAGGCCTACACCCTCGATGCCGAGCAGCAATGCTGCGGCGGACTCAATTTCGGCTACTACTACGACCGCTCAGCCGTGATCGCCTACGACGGCGAGCCACAGCCCTCCTACACGATGGGCAGCTTCACCGCGTCCACGGTTCCCGGATGCCGCGCGCCGCACTTGCGGCTCGAAGGCCGCCGGTCGCTGTACGACGCATTCGGTCCGGGCTATAACCTGCTGCGCCTCGATCCGGCGGCGCGTGTCACGGGCATCGTGGCGGCGGCCGCGGCAAGGCGCGTTCCTCTGACCGTGATCGACGTGGCGGCGGGCGAAGCGCGCGATCTTTACCGGCACAAGCTCGTGCTCGTGCGGCCGGACCAGCACGTGGCATGGCGCGGCGACGAGGAACCGCCCGCGCCGCTCGACCTCATTGACCTCGTGCTCGGTGCCCTCCAGCGAGGGTGA